A part of Apodemus sylvaticus chromosome 19, mApoSyl1.1, whole genome shotgun sequence genomic DNA contains:
- the LOC127669911 gene encoding ubiquinol-cytochrome-c reductase complex assembly factor 2, with the protein MAALRYRRFLKLCEEWPVDETKRGRDLGAYLRQRVAQAFREGENTQVAEPEACDQMYESLARLHSNYYKHKYPRPRDTSFSGLSVEEYKLILSTDTLEEFQEMNKSMWKKLQEKFAPTRPEEKHKAWTRVLSRPRT; encoded by the exons ATGGCCGCTCTCCGCTACCGGCGTTTCCTTAAGCTCTGTGAGGAATGGCCAGTGGACGAGACCAAACGGGGCCGGGACTTGGGCGCTTACCTGCGGCAGCGGGTAGCGCAGGCCTTTCGGGAGGGAGAGAACACCCAG GTTGCAGAGCCAGAGGCCTGTGATCAGATGTACGAGAGCTTAGCACGGCTGCATTCAAACTACTACAAGCACAAG TACCCTCGCCCCAGAGACACCAGCTTCAGTGGCCTGTCGGTGGAAGAATACAAGCTGATCCTGTCCACAG ACACTTTGGAGGAGTTCCAAGAGATGAATAAGAGCATGTGGAAGAAACTGCAGGAGAAGTTTGCACCCACGAGGCCGGAGGAGAAGCATAAAGCCTGGACTCGGGTGCTGTCCCGCCCACGGACCTGA